The following DNA comes from Chelmon rostratus isolate fCheRos1 chromosome 3, fCheRos1.pri, whole genome shotgun sequence.
AAAGAAATGCTTAGCATAAAGAGAAGTGGGGTGTTGATGAATCCTCACACAtggcctttgtgtgtgtgttttttttaaagaaaccaTCTTCCTTTTGCTTGCCCTCCAGCTCAGTCCCTACCAGCACAGTGGCATATTACAACAGTACATGGAGTTATCGTGCACCCTCTCCACTGACGGTGAACAGTGTCCAGTCAGAGCCAAAAAAAATAAGAGTTCATAGTCGGGGGTAGGATGATGCACACACCATCTCCTATACTTGTAAATAGCCAGGTTCTTTATAAAGAGCCATCTCATCACTAGTGTGCACCATTGATGGCTGGATCTATATTTtgtaagaaaaagaaaggacaaaaaaaggaaaagaggccCCCACTCCTCCCCAGTGTTCTCACTATGTACAATATTGCACGATGAcgaagcattaaaaaaaaaggggttGTTGCATCTCAGTTTCTCCATTTGGATTGAGacttattttcctcttttgtttccttGGAAGCAAGCATCAGCAGTATAAAAAGCATGGTTATTTATTGTGACAGTGTCATGtttctttgattaaaaaaaaagtggaaactCATGTTTGATGTGTCTCTTGGTTTttgaaaactgcacaaacacgGTGATCAAGACAAATGCACTGCACGGTAACATctaaaagcatttattttctggaaaaaaattaaatatgatcATGAGAATAGGCATACTTTAACTACATCGAAAAAATAACTCGACACAACCTGCAAGGTCTCCATTCACTCAATGCTTAAGAGCAGGCTGTACCCAACAAAATAACtgacaaaagtacaaaaaatatataattgtAAAAGGTGAACAAAAACCTGAACACATATTTGTATAGTAATATATCATTTATGCATTCCGAAGTGAAGTACTGTTTCATACCTcagcagtaaaaaaacaaaaaagtagtTGAAACTCAGCTCAATTTTCAGAGCCCCTGACCAGTCTAGAGGATGAGGCAGCAACAGAGCTCAGTCCAGAACTGTGTGCCAGCTTAAGTTTGtccataaacacacaggaacTGAATCAAAAGGCCGTCAAAAGCATTACAGTTGGCAGTTCAGACGCCACCAAGGTTTCTTTCTGGCCTTGTGATGCTATAACCAAGCTAAAGCATCTAAACATACCAAAGTTAGAAACCTAAACATACCAAAGGTTATAAAATTTAGGTGCCAGTACATCTGCACAAATCTCATCTTATGATGTCCCCATACTTTAGCAATTTGGTAAACTATCTTAACGGTCTTGGACATTTAAAAAATTTAACTGCAGCTTTGCAAACGGGTATTTACAAACTACAACTGTGTAAAGTAAAATTGGTGAGCTTGAAATAACAATATGACacacagaaggaggaagaggtcAGGACACATACAGTAGGATTTTTCCCAGGGAATTTAATAAGCAACAATCATAACCAGATTAAAACGTTTGTAAAATGtccatcctgtttttttttcttaaaaatggCTCCACAAAAGAAGCAAagagcaacaaacacaaaggaaaaaaaaatgtttttttgagtAAGACCTACATACAATGAGCTTCAAATTATAACTATAAGGTGTTTAAAACCTTCTAGGATGtcagtggtgtgtgtctgcgtgtgtgtgtacatgtgtgtgttttaagaaaGGTCCATAATGTGTCCAGGAAAGCTTTAGAGTCAGAGGAGCGGTGTGCGTAGGGTTGGGAAGGTATGAGGAAGAGGCTGGCCCATTTCTCTAACGTCTTGATTTCACCTTCACCGGTTTCCTCTTTacctgaaagacaaagaagttTGGGCTCAGGTGAAATGAGCAAAGAGACGATTGAGCAAACACTGTTCACAATGACTTAAAAGACCATCCCAACACAGAATGACAACCTAACCGTAACGTAATCTGGCTAGATTTTTCATGAAGTCTGAATGAAAAGAGATGCAAACTGTCATCTTAAGGTTATGCCTTTCAGTGATGAATTTTTCTCAAAAGTTGACACCTATTGCAGACGTGTGTAAAAACTAATATGAATGAGAAGCATAAAGAGCCATAAACAGGTCCATAACTACAACAACActaaaaataatacagtaaaTTTAATATACTGAAAGTGAATTAGAGTCAATAAAAACGTGCGTTGTGTGCAACGACTGATGCAAACCACTTAGTGGTGTTGCACTGCCGTTAAGTCACTGACATGAAATATTCCCACTTTTAGTTAGTTTAGTTATTAGTGCTCAGCCCTTGCAActcatcatgacatcatcagggttaatTAAGGgataattagtgagctttagggGTCATGGtagaatgaaaaatgtttcttaACAGACAAACTCATCATAGTAGTGAGATGTAAGACCTAGACAGTCTGATATGGCCCTGTAGCAGGACACGCTGTGTTTAGAGATATCCTGGACTAAACCAACTTACTGCCAGCCCGCCTGCTTTGTCTCCACTGTTGGGCTTTCCCTGCCTGTCAGAGGGAATTCCCTTCCTTGTAGACTTGGTATCTCCCTGTGGgtatgtctctctgtccctcaggCCCCAGATAGCGTACTCTGGGCTTGACTCCAGCTCTATCTCAGTGTTGCCCTCACTGCCCAGGAGGGCAACTCTCCTTACaaccctccctgcctcctctccagACTCCCACTTTCtcactttttcactctctctgcgCACAAATGGGCATCTGAACAGGAAAAAAGGTGACATCTGAAGGATTTCAGTGCAATCTCAGGATGAGGGTACATGTGCTGATGGCTGAAGAGACACACTTAATTTTTTCTTGTCAATTACCTTTTCCATTGGTTATTTGCCAAAGCTATGTTAAACTACACCACTAAAGCGACTATCTGCTGCACCTTTCCTCTTTCTTGgcctcctctctcacctctgcaAGTCAATCTGTCTCTTTGTCCCTTCATCGTTCTGCTGTTTTGACATCTTGCTGTTGACTGACTCTGCCGACGGGTTGGAGCTGGGGTCGGCtgctctcttcctgcctctgccAGCTCCACCCCCCGTTGGTGCCGCTGCCCCCTCTTTTTCAGCCCccgcaggagcagcagcagctgtcttgGGTGGACGGCCACGTCGCTTGACGGGCGACGCTTCGGTCTCGGCGTCGGGTGTCGCATTCTGACTCGGCTCCTCCTGAGAGAGACAGTGGAGGAGAGTTCAGTCAAGGTAACTCTGCTCAGCGTTGTGTGGTTCCAAGTTGACGTCTGGTTCTCCTGTCTGAGCTTACCTTCTTGACCTCGTCATTCTTGATGACCGGGTTCTCGTTGTTTTCCTGCGCTCGGCTCTCTGATGACTCGGTGGCAGCGTTGCTGTTTTTACAAGACGCGTTTAAAAATCACTCAGTTGAAGAGAGCATtatttttgtgagtgtgttagtgCGAGTGAGTGTGCCTGTACCTGTTCTTGTTGATGGTTGAGGAGCTCAGTGGGGAGGAGTTGGTGCTGGTGTTACTGGCTGTGTCTGAGGCTGTGGTGGTCTTGGTGAAGATCCTCCTCCCTGGTACTGTCAGAGGTTTGTTCACAGCTCCCAACACCGGAGCTGGTTTAGGCTGCGTAAAGAAAGGTGGTGGAGTTGTAGGGTGGAGTTATTACATTTGACAGTttgttgtgtgtaaaaataatcAGTAGTTAGGCTTCAATATATCACTCAATTCTCTCTGCCCCGCCCTCCACCACTGTTTCAAATCAAACTACCCTCATTGTGATTTTAAGCATTATTAACCTATAATGTGGACCACTGAGTGGCGCTCCTATTTACTGTGTTCATGAGAGCATTAAGTGTTTTGCATTTACCTTCCCAGTAAGCAGCATCTGTCTCATCTCTGTCGTCAGATACTCTTTATCATTTTTGAAGTCCTGCTGGAAgaaatcacaacagaaaaccTTGATTAGCATGAACTGCTACACCACAAATATTGACCATGAAGGTCAGGATTTTGGCTTCAATCTCACAACTGCATGCCCATATTCCAGCTACCActgagcagaggtggaggaagtgctCGGATCTTcaaataaaagtagcaataccacagagTGTAAATACTTtgtttcaagtaaaagtcctgctcCAATTTaaatttttacttaagtacaaaaatactagcatcaaaatatatttaatttaccATTATTCTGAAAAGTgctcatttcagaataatgtattattattgatttctaattattgatgcattaatgtgttaatCACTTTAATATTGAACTTGGTAACGGTGGCTTAACTACTTTGCTGGAAAGCTTATGAATTTCCCCTGAGGTATCAATCCAGTTTTATCTTAATCAATAATattacatcataatttatttgttcataacattttgtattattacactaaatctgcaaagtaattcataactaaagctaaaaaaatacatgtagtggagtaaaaggcACAATATTTGGATCTGAAttgtagtggagcagaagtataaagtagcagaaaatggaaatactgaagtaaaggacAAGTAGTAAAATTgcactgaagtacagtacttgagtaaatgtactaaaatttgtgtgtgtgtgtgtgtgtattgcctTGTCCTGTATGAGGAAGAACTTGGAGGGTAGGACAGGGTCTTTCGGAGAGTCCAGGTGACATGCAGTGCTCTTGTTGGCGATAACGAACAGAGCGACATCACAGACAATATACAGCTTCTGCAACCAAACAACATGAGATACACTGTTAGATAATGTCggataatcatcatcatctctattgggatttcagtttcagttcaggtTTTTTCAGGCACAATGAACATGCTGTATGTCCGAGTTGTagtcatcaaaatgaaaaaccaAAATCAATCTATAACTTGCAAATCTGTTCCCCAACTGTACCCTTGAATTTGTAATGAATCATAATATTTAAGCTGTTAGCTTAACTCTTACTCCTAAAGCTCGATGTGTTCAGGatgaatgaaaaatgctttgttttgactAATACTACAAAGGTAACATGCCAAGGTCTCCATTACATCAGCTATTTTTGAAatctcacacatgcactctTAAAGGTCATTGAACAAAAAATTTCCTTTTGaacattttagaaatgtgtgtgattgttcCTATTGcattttgtatgtgtttgtgtgcggcTGCCTGTGTCTTCTTGTGAGTCTCACTGCTTTTCTACTACTTTGTAccgctgtttgttttcagcattgATTAAGTATGTacttgtgtgtatatatgtgtatatatgtgtgtgcgtgtgtgtgcgcgtgtacATACCTCATTGGCCTTTGCATCGTCGGGACACTGCGCATCCTTtgtctgtttgatgttttctaCCATCTTCCTAAGAAAGGCATGGCTGTTGTTCTCATTCTTGGTCATCAGCACTTCCAGCATGAACCACAGGCACCTGTGCACACAAGCAGGAGTACAATAAATACGCTGCATGTCACAACTTTAGCCATCAGCCTTGTATTTGTCAGTCaagagaataaaacatgtttctagaaaataagaaaaataaggCATTTTTAAAAGCATCCTCAGCTGTCAACACTCACTCTTTGATGTCTTTGAGCTGTTCATATTCATGTGGTTTTGTGAAGTCTGGGTCGTGGGCCAGCAGGTGGATCATGTAGGGAACGACGTACTcaggaaggagggagacaagTTTTTCtaaggaagagagagaacaactgattttaatgtttacagTGTCTACTGTGTTTAATCCATCTGTGCATCCACGTGTCAACTTGTGAACAGTGAAATCGAGAAAAGTGGAAACATAAATATAGCCAAAAATGTTCACATATAAAGTGCAGTAGAAAGAGACTTAGCAAATAATTCCCGATCAGACATGAACTGAGGCTTTGGCTCTACTGAAGAGACAAAAACTAGCAACAGATGAAAACACCAGATCTGTGCAGAGCAATAAGCAGATGCATGCAATAAACTTTAATTCTATATGTCCCgttttttgcagattttctggaaattccatcaaatttggatggaaactttGCTTTCCTGATCTTTCATAGCTTGAACTGCTGTTCGACAAAGCTCACTTTAAAATCCTCACAGCTCCGTTTTGTAAAATGAGAACAGCAGCCATGTGTCATCATGAAAACATCCACCGATTGAACACTGACCCTGAGCGAGTGGGTTTTGTTTGATGTACTCTCTGCGGACGGAGATGTTTTTGAGGAGGCACTGTCGGGCGTGGGCGCGCCGCTCCTTCACCGGGTCCTTGGCACACAGGGCGAAGACGGCCAGGTACTCCAGgggcagcagcagtttgacaaGAGCCAAGTGCAACTTCTGAGCAAAGATTTGACGAACCTGGTAGCACTCATCCTGTACACAGGAAggaattttttcttttattcacagAACACTTTGTGAATCAGTCTTCTGACATGATAAGAGTTGCTCTCGCTTGGTACACGCACAGTAAATTGCACATATCACAACAggactttttcacagcagacatttcagTCATCATAGTCGGAAAAGCAGGTGTTCCTAATAACATTTACAATAGCTCCATTCTgtcagtgagccagcatgcacaataccaagACCTTGAAGCAACTAaaggaattcagccatcattaattgtATTCTGTACACCTGCTTTtctcctactgtgacatgtcaaactgTCCTCTGTTAAAAAGGCCcataaaaagtgatgaaaaagtGAGACTGACATTGATAACGAGGCCGCAGAGCTGAAACTGTTCAggtgtgatgatgtcatggtaACAGGGCTCCTGGGCCAACTTCATGATGGCTCCACCTGCGGCCAGCCTCAGACGAGACATGTCTGACTTACTgcgaggagaaaaaaacagcaaacggggcagaaagacaggaaggaagaaaaaatgtaacTCTGTGAATCTGAATTTGTAATAAATGATTCAATTTAAATGATTGATaaaacagcatatttttttCTAAAGAGCAGTTAACTGTTACTTCTTAAGTTAGCCATTTCTCTCATGCATGCCCCCACCATATCTTAGTTCTCAAACAACTCTATTATGACCCAGTACAGTGATCTTGAACTCCTGAATTACCTgatcttcttctgctctgtgagATCGCCCTCGCTGACCAGCATGGCTGACAGCAGCCGCAGGGTGGAGTTTGCAGACTTGGATTGGTTGTTCTTCATTCCTAGTAACCAACGCACTAGCAGCTTGATGGCCTGCACCTGTGAGAGCAGGAAGAGCATGAACAATTAGGCAAAGTGAggtccctccctctctctacaAAGTAGGTTTCAGTTAATatctccaaaaataaaaaataaaatcaaacaagtTCCGAATCTTTGTCACCAACACACGATCATGGAGGTGCATGCATCAAGTAAAAATTAAGAATCGCATTGGAGTAGAAGTGCAATAAATGCCACAGATGTGTTTGCCTCTTACTTTAGCTAGGACCTCCGGTGAAACTTCCTCATCAGTGGTCCACAGCTTCCCATTCTTGTTCCCCACCGACTGGAGACCCAAAGGCACATCAGTCAAAATctcattcttttttttgcatatatgctctctctctcacacacacacacacaactacattTTAACAATTCTCAGTTTATCcaagactgtttttttgttaaaagtTGTAATGAATATACACAGGCGCACATGGTATTgttgtaaaaacacaaagtgtgcAAATATATGTATAAGTTTGATCTCCACGCACCCTGTCATTCATGAGCAGGTCCTTGACAATGAAGTTAGCCACAATGGACTTCATTGGTGAAGCAAACTGATCTGGGGCCAGCATGGAGATGTGACCCAAGGACACAAGGGGAGTGATGAGCTGCTCTGGGACGTCTGCGTTCAGACTACGtgacagaggctgcagatgatGCAGATACAGATGATTAATAGGGTGGAAAAACAGGAGACAAGACAATTATGTATAAAGCAAgttaaaatagataaaaacacattattctAAGATACAAGGGACATCCTGGAAAGTCAGTAAATTAGGGAATGATGTCACACCTCAAAAATCTGTGCCAGCTGCACTTCCTTGTTGTTAAAGATTGCATGGATACAGTGCACAGCCTGCTTGGCCTGGTGAGGTGTTCCTCGTTTGGCTTTCTGATGCAGGATGGGAATCAGAGTCCTGATGGACACATGAAGAACAGACATTAGGAAGACTCACACAAAGCAGattattcttttcatttaatCCAGATGTGGGGCGTACGGCTAATGCGAAAGGTGTGGATCCCAGTCCTTAAGACAAGTCTTCATTGTGCAGTATTGTTCTCATCTTTGAAAGCACAATGTTCTTTGGCAACAAATAAGAATCAGACTACTCTCCAATAACAGTAATACTGTTTGAATTCATCATTTGCACTTATAAGGATAATATAATTTCACTCTTACGATCTTATCTGTTGTAGCTCCGTCTCGATCTTCTGCCCCGTGTTTCTGAATATCTGTATGGCTGCTTCGGCCACCTTTTCATCCTCCATCTTCAAACACTGAAGCAGGGACTCGTAGGTTTCTGCAGAGTGGAACGCTGTTGGGTGGGTGAATGAGAGGACCTAcaaggagagaagcagcagaaattaTTTACTTTCTAACATTCATTTGGTTTATTGATCACATTACTAATGCCAAAATGCAGAATCTA
Coding sequences within:
- the pds5a gene encoding sister chromatid cohesion protein PDS5 homolog A isoform X3 — its product is MEFPQQQKPAGDGKIIYPPGVKEITDKISNDEVVKRLKMVVKTYMDMDQDSEEEKQQYLALALHLASEFFLRNPNKDVRLLVACCLADIFRIYAPEAPYTSHDKLKDIFLFITRQLKGLEDTKSPQFNRYFYLLENLAWVKSYNICFELEDCNEIFIQLFKTLFSVINNSHNQKVQMHMMDLMSSIILEGDGVTQELLDTILINLIPAHKNLNKQAYDLAKTLLKRTVQTIETCIANFFNQVLVMGKSSVSDLSEHVFDLIQELFAIDPMLLTSVMPQLEFKLKSNDGEERLAVVRLLAKLFGAKDSELASQNRPLWQCFLGRFNDIHVPVRLECVKFASHCLMNHPDLARDLTEYLKVRSHDPEEAIRHDVIVTIINAGKKDLNLVNDQLLGFVRERTLDKRWRVRKEAMMGLAQLYKKYCLHHEAGKESAQKISWIKDKLLHIYYQNSIDDKLLVEKIFAQYMVPHSLDTEEKMKCLYYLYACLDTNAVKALNEMWKCQNMLRGLVKELLDLHKLPVSEANNTAMFGKLMSIAKNLPDAGKAQDFMKKFNQVLGEDEKLRVQLEMLISPTCSCKQAEICVREITRKLTFPKQPTNPFLEMVKFLLERIAPVHIDSEAISALVKLLNKSIEGTADDDEEGVTPDTAIRAGLELLKVLSFTHPTAFHSAETYESLLQCLKMEDEKVAEAAIQIFRNTGQKIETELQQIRSTLIPILHQKAKRGTPHQAKQAVHCIHAIFNNKEVQLAQIFEPLSRSLNADVPEQLITPLVSLGHISMLAPDQFASPMKSIVANFIVKDLLMNDRSVGNKNGKLWTTDEEVSPEVLAKVQAIKLLVRWLLGMKNNQSKSANSTLRLLSAMLVSEGDLTEQKKISKSDMSRLRLAAGGAIMKLAQEPCYHDIITPEQFQLCGLVINDECYQVRQIFAQKLHLALVKLLLPLEYLAVFALCAKDPVKERRAHARQCLLKNISVRREYIKQNPLAQEKLVSLLPEYVVPYMIHLLAHDPDFTKPHEYEQLKDIKECLWFMLEVLMTKNENNSHAFLRKMVENIKQTKDAQCPDDAKANEKLYIVCDVALFVIANKSTACHLDSPKDPVLPSKFFLIQDKQDFKNDKEYLTTEMRQMLLTGKPKPAPVLGAVNKPLTVPGRRIFTKTTTASDTASNTSTNSSPLSSSTINKNSNAATESSESRAQENNENPVIKNDEVKKEEPSQNATPDAETEASPVKRRGRPPKTAAAAPAGAEKEGAAAPTGGGAGRGRKRAADPSSNPSAESVNSKMSKQQNDEGTKRQIDLQRCPFVRRESEKVRKWESGEEAGRVVRRVALLGSEGNTEIELESSPEYAIWGLRDRETYPQGDTKSTRKGIPSDRQGKPNSGDKAGGLAVSWFSPGYL